From the genome of Mixophyes fleayi isolate aMixFle1 chromosome 2, aMixFle1.hap1, whole genome shotgun sequence, one region includes:
- the LOC142139942 gene encoding olfactory receptor class A-like protein 1, translating to MDLCIIIKGFSFFVQTSVGIISNCVVLASYANILYCGCKLMPVDIVLSHLALVNMMVLLTRGVPQTMTIFGLQHVLSDIGCKVVVYIYRIVRALSVSLTCLLSVLQAVTISPTLWWPIVNLKDVKYLSWSFIALWVINMAVCIAAPLFSALPRNFSIPKFTLNLGFCHVYFPDQMSYIINGFAESARDFAFVGIMVFTSCFIIQILYRHRKQVQHIRGQNNDRTRAAELKAAKDVLRLVLLYVIFFGIDNIIWIYMLTVAQVPSTITDMRVFFSSCYVTLSPILIIISNRKIQNAVMCAIKRKTVEVYVCQI from the coding sequence ATGGATTTATGCATCATCATTAAAGGTTTCTCATTTTTCGTCCAGACAAGTGTTGGTATAATAAGTAATTGTGTTGTTTTAGCATCTTATGCAAACATACTTTACTGTGGATGCAAACTGATGCCTGTTGATATAGTCCTGTCTCATTTAGCTTTAGTAAACATGATGGTTTTGCTAACAAGAGGGGTTCCTCAGACAATGACCATTTTTGGACTGCAACATGTACTGAGTGATATTGGATGCAAAGTTGTTGTATATATTTACAGGATCGTACGGGCTTTGTCTGTTTCTTTGACTTGTCTTCTCAGTGTCCTACAAGCCGTCACAATATCTCCCACTTTATGGTGGCCCATTGTCAATCTCAAAGATGTGAAGTATTTGAGTTGGTCCTTCATTGCTCTCTGGGTCATTAATATGGCTGTGTGTATAGCGGCACCACTTTTTTCTGCATTACCAAGAAATTTCAGTATTCCTAAATTCACATTAAACTTGGGATTCTGTCATGTCTATTTCCCTGACCAAATGAGTTATATTATCAATGGCTTTGCTGAATCAGCCAGAGATTTTGCCTTTGTTGGAATTATGGTTTTCACCAGTTGCTTCATAATACAAATTCTTTACAGACATCGTAAACAGGTTCAGCACATTAGAGGACAAAATAATGACCGAACTAGAGCTGCTGAATTGAAGGCTGCCAAAGATGTTCTAAGGCTAGTGTTGCTCTATGTTATATTCTTTGGGAtagataatataatatggatttaCATGCTGACTGTAGCACAAGTCCCTTCCACTATCACCGATATGAGAGTTTTTTTCTCCTCCTGCTATGTGACACTAAGTCCCATTTTGATAATTATCTCCAACAGGAAAATCCAGAATGCAGTGATGTGTGCAATTAAACGGAAAACAGTTGAGGTTTATGTCTGCCAAATATag